AATATAAGCTGCGTATAGAGGCTACCGGTATGGATGTTTATAATGTATTGGCAGCAGCTGCATTTGCAGTAGTAAATGGAATAGATTTAAGTGGAGTGGAACAGTTGACGCTGGTCTAATCTGTTGTTCAGTTATGATTTCGGGAGTTTTGATAAATATAGTTTCCAAAATGTAGATTCAGGGATTTTCAAGTCGAAAAATATATAATATAATAAAGATAGTTTTTTGGTAAGGGTTTGTATTTTAATTAGGCTCGTACTTTTTTCGAACAATAACAAAATGATGAATTTTAATTCTAAACTTAAGTTAAGGTGAATAAATATTACACTAGATAAATTTTTAGATATACATGAGCCTAAGAGAGGAGAGTGGGGGACGGATGGTCGGAAACATCATAGAGAACAACATGGTGACCATTTCCGGTAAGATTATCTCAGATGTAGAGTTTAGTCATGAAGTA
Above is a window of Clostridia bacterium DNA encoding:
- a CDS encoding single-stranded DNA-binding protein (binds to single stranded DNA and may facilitate the binding and interaction of other proteins to DNA), with amino-acid sequence MVGNIIENNMVTISGKIISDVEFSHEV